A genomic region of Pristiophorus japonicus isolate sPriJap1 chromosome 22, sPriJap1.hap1, whole genome shotgun sequence contains the following coding sequences:
- the mrps24 gene encoding small ribosomal subunit protein uS3m: MILCESNMAAPTVARTCYNLPVVSLWRCGSVWRRSIQTTASCFKNRAARVRVAKGDKPVTYEQAHPPHFIAHRKGWLSQHTSNLDGEEGAADRTIEDVFIRKFIYGTFHGCLANEVVVKRRANVIVICAIFIQKLPPQKFYFLIGYTETLLSHLYKCPVKMEVQTVDRKIVYKYI; encoded by the exons ATGATCCTATGCGAATCCAACATGGCGGCGCCCACAGTGGCTCGAACTTGCTACAACCTGCCG GTTGTGTCACTGTGGCGATGTGGGAGTGTGTGGAGAAGGAGTATTCAGACGACAGCATCATGCTTCAAG AACCGCGCCGCCAGAGTTCGTGTTGCCAAGGGTGATAAGCCAGTTACCTACGAACAGGCACATCCACCTCACTTCATTGCTCACAGAAAAGGTTGGCTGTCCCAGCACACCA GCAATCTGGATGGCGAAGAAGGAGCTGCGGACCGCACGATAGAAGACGTTTTCATCCGCAAGTTTATTTATGGAACGTTCCACGGCTGTCTGGCCAATGAGGTGGTGGTGAAAAGAAGAGCAAACGTCATCGTCATCTGCGCCATCTTCATTCAGAAGCTGCCGCCGCAAAAGTTCTATTTTCTAATCGGCTACACTGAGACGCTCCTCTCCCACCTGTATAAATGTCCAGTCAAGATGGAAGTGCAGACGGTGGATAGGAAGATTGTGTATAAATACATCTGA